From Thermodesulfobacteriota bacterium, the proteins below share one genomic window:
- a CDS encoding CHAT domain-containing protein — protein sequence MGPGVRGVRLFALAVCLAGAAAPGLAAERGPIPVPELPAVAAARDRDAAQRAFRNGDFEQAAVLYGTLAEDLDPEGQAGALFEALLLEAQSLMAGGHGHRAAAVLARAQQVAPAVGDRADLRAEAALARLAYLMGDFASAHSHFHRCLPAVDNGDLPPATGAAVLFAFGQLLVAEQDHQGAKEILRRSLALPAADPALPLRTEMLLVQLRLRQQEKIDALSSLADLQGRVLALVDGHDKAVLLLSCGLLAQELRAAPAGPVQDRGLVLLAHDGFQEAVQVAERIRDFRARALGLGYLAGLYEQEGRQEEALTLNGQALFIAQEHDLREQLFRLHWQRGRLHGTVGRLDEAIRACQLAVDAVSRIQQDLATDCRRRGGLSYQQAVEPIYFQLADLLLRRAAGIPDPQGRQADLLAARDTLERMKEMELKDYFQDECLAAGKQTIMTLEQVPGRTAVIYPVMLPDRLVLLVSVGASMEQYVVAVGHDTLVEWITNLRHKLQTPGSRFLRYANRLHEWLLAPMEADLQGRGVQTLVFVPDRELRTIPMAALHDGSSFLIERYAVATTPSLTLTDPRTLKVAEAQVLLGGLTEAVQGFPALPAVAGEATTVAATFPATVYLDQIFTAATVQDAMQQAPYSIVHIASHGQFDRDFSKTFLLTYSDRLTLAGLESLMEPGRERRQPVELLTLSACQTAVGDERAALGLAGVAVKSGARSALASLWLINDQAAAALVDAFYREMRQGNGISKAEALKRAQVRLLSRPEYGHPAFWAPYLLIGNWL from the coding sequence ATGGGCCCTGGAGTGCGGGGCGTGCGCCTTTTCGCCCTGGCCGTGTGCCTGGCCGGGGCGGCGGCGCCTGGCCTGGCGGCGGAGCGCGGGCCGATCCCGGTGCCGGAGCTGCCGGCGGTGGCGGCGGCCCGGGACCGGGATGCCGCCCAGCGGGCTTTCCGGAACGGAGACTTCGAGCAGGCGGCCGTTCTGTACGGCACGCTTGCCGAGGATCTGGACCCGGAAGGTCAGGCCGGGGCCCTGTTCGAGGCACTGCTCCTGGAGGCCCAATCGCTCATGGCAGGAGGCCATGGCCATCGGGCGGCGGCGGTCCTGGCCCGGGCCCAGCAGGTGGCGCCGGCAGTGGGTGACCGGGCCGACCTGCGGGCAGAGGCCGCCCTGGCCCGCCTCGCCTATCTCATGGGGGATTTTGCATCAGCGCACAGCCACTTCCACCGTTGCCTGCCGGCCGTCGACAACGGTGACCTGCCGCCGGCAACGGGCGCCGCCGTACTTTTCGCTTTCGGCCAGCTGCTTGTTGCCGAACAGGACCACCAGGGGGCGAAAGAGATCCTGCGCCGCTCCCTGGCGTTGCCGGCAGCCGATCCCGCGCTCCCCCTCCGGACGGAAATGCTTCTGGTCCAGCTCCGGCTGCGGCAGCAGGAGAAGATCGATGCCCTCTCCAGTCTCGCGGATCTCCAGGGCCGGGTCCTGGCCCTGGTCGACGGCCACGACAAAGCCGTTCTGCTCCTCAGCTGCGGCCTGTTGGCCCAGGAGCTGAGGGCCGCGCCGGCAGGGCCGGTCCAGGATCGCGGCCTGGTGCTCCTGGCCCACGACGGTTTCCAGGAAGCGGTGCAGGTGGCCGAGCGGATCCGGGACTTCCGGGCCCGCGCCCTCGGCCTCGGCTACCTGGCCGGGCTCTACGAGCAGGAAGGGCGCCAGGAGGAAGCCCTGACCTTGAACGGCCAGGCCCTGTTCATCGCCCAGGAGCATGACTTGAGGGAGCAGCTGTTCCGGCTCCACTGGCAGAGGGGCCGCCTGCATGGGACCGTGGGCAGGCTGGACGAGGCCATTCGGGCCTGCCAGCTGGCGGTCGATGCGGTCAGCCGCATCCAGCAGGATCTGGCCACCGATTGCCGCCGCCGGGGCGGTCTGTCGTACCAGCAGGCCGTGGAGCCGATCTACTTCCAGTTGGCCGATCTCCTGCTCCGGCGGGCCGCAGGCATTCCCGACCCGCAGGGCCGACAGGCCGATCTGTTGGCCGCCCGGGATACCCTGGAGCGCATGAAGGAGATGGAGCTGAAGGACTACTTCCAGGACGAATGCCTCGCTGCCGGCAAACAGACGATCATGACCCTCGAGCAGGTTCCGGGCCGGACGGCGGTCATCTATCCGGTCATGCTGCCCGACCGGCTGGTGCTCCTGGTCTCGGTAGGCGCGAGCATGGAACAGTATGTGGTGGCTGTGGGCCACGACACCCTGGTGGAATGGATCACCAACCTCCGGCACAAGCTGCAAACGCCTGGCAGCCGCTTCCTCCGCTATGCGAACCGCCTCCATGAGTGGCTCCTGGCCCCCATGGAGGCCGACCTGCAAGGCCGCGGGGTCCAGACCCTGGTCTTCGTCCCGGACCGGGAGCTGCGCACCATTCCCATGGCAGCGCTCCATGACGGCAGCTCGTTTCTGATCGAGCGGTATGCCGTGGCCACCACCCCAAGCCTGACCCTCACCGATCCCCGGACCCTCAAGGTCGCGGAGGCCCAGGTCCTGCTGGGGGGGCTTACGGAAGCGGTGCAGGGCTTTCCCGCCCTGCCCGCCGTTGCCGGCGAGGCCACCACCGTTGCCGCGACCTTTCCGGCCACGGTCTATCTGGACCAGATCTTCACCGCGGCGACGGTGCAGGACGCCATGCAGCAGGCGCCCTATTCCATCGTCCATATCGCCTCCCACGGCCAGTTTGACCGTGATTTCAGCAAGACCTTCCTGCTCACCTATTCGGATCGATTGACCCTGGCCGGCCTGGAGAGCCTCATGGAGCCCGGCCGGGAGCGGCGCCAGCCGGTGGAGCTCCTGACCCTGAGCGCCTGCCAGACGGCGGTGGGTGACGAACGGGCGGCATTGGGGCTGGCCGGGGTTGCGGTCAAGTCCGGGGCCCGCAGCGCCCTGGCCAGTCTGTGGCTCATCAACGACCAGGCGGCAGCCGCCCTGGTGGACGCCTTCTACCGGGAGATGCGGCAGGGCAACGGCATCTCCAAGGCCGAGGCTCTTAAGCGCGCCCAGGTCCGGCTCCTTTCCCGACCCGAGTATGGCCACCCGGCATTCTGGGCCCCGTATCTCCTGATCGGGAATTGGCTCTGA
- a CDS encoding adenylate/guanylate cyclase domain-containing protein has translation MPGARAKNLTFAAVLLVASCLVAATAERQGWLAPWEEALGDLHQRLLGRRSDYLPTVTIVTIDEPTLDALADAPMTFWGPHFATAMAAVRAAGAKAIGLDLVFAVSAETWLAEVSPAGSDLSRTYDASFRAQLYSGDVVLAGMARWQDGKAQPPLLPAVDYLYSLPDGPESVGLINLLPDEDHVIRRFLPRLFAGDVPPHTTFAPLLARKAGIVFPPDAIRRIRYVGPPGTVPRLSFRKLLEPATRESPAVQALLRDKVVIFSAEQGGFNDLHLTPYSSGLFARPDRSFMAGAEVHANIIETLAAGKTMEPLASGWRFLWLVAFSAAGLVPALRLPPGRALAAMIALALAAFLLAHPVFRADRFAPTIPVVLSLSTLYLGATGKRLTRAERARSIIQATFAPYLADSVLKDLLARDQMPALGGTAAEVVVLFSDIRGFTSLSGRLEPEEVVELLNAYYGQVCEIIARHGGMVDKFIGDAVMALFGTPVAFPDQSRRALLAARDLVANSIGFQSWLDSRFPRHQLPRFRIGVGIHSGKALIGNIGSSKRMEYTAIGSTVNIASRLEGFCKTLGWDIVASQRTVAAAGPGLLLGRTTTVLPAGCSEEISVVEVLGVQD, from the coding sequence ATGCCCGGTGCCCGCGCCAAGAACCTGACCTTCGCCGCCGTCCTCCTGGTGGCCAGCTGTCTGGTGGCCGCCACCGCGGAGCGACAGGGCTGGCTGGCCCCCTGGGAAGAGGCGTTGGGCGATCTGCACCAGCGGCTCCTGGGCCGGCGGAGCGATTACCTGCCAACGGTCACCATCGTCACCATCGACGAGCCGACCTTGGACGCGCTGGCGGACGCGCCGATGACCTTCTGGGGCCCGCATTTTGCTACCGCGATGGCAGCGGTGCGGGCGGCCGGGGCCAAGGCGATCGGGCTTGATCTCGTCTTCGCGGTCAGCGCCGAGACCTGGCTGGCTGAGGTCAGCCCAGCCGGAAGTGACCTGAGCCGAACCTACGACGCCTCTTTCCGCGCGCAGCTCTACAGCGGTGACGTGGTCCTGGCCGGTATGGCCCGCTGGCAAGACGGCAAGGCGCAGCCGCCCCTTTTGCCTGCGGTCGACTACCTGTACTCCTTGCCGGACGGCCCGGAGTCGGTGGGGCTCATCAACCTGCTGCCGGACGAGGACCACGTCATCCGGCGTTTTCTCCCCCGGCTGTTCGCCGGTGACGTCCCGCCCCACACCACTTTCGCGCCCCTCCTGGCCCGGAAGGCCGGGATCGTTTTCCCCCCGGACGCGATCAGACGGATCCGCTATGTGGGCCCGCCCGGCACCGTGCCCCGGCTCTCCTTCCGGAAGCTCCTGGAGCCGGCGACCCGGGAATCCCCGGCCGTCCAGGCCCTGCTGCGGGACAAGGTGGTGATCTTTTCCGCCGAGCAGGGCGGCTTCAACGACCTGCACCTCACCCCGTACAGCTCCGGTCTCTTTGCCAGGCCAGATCGCAGCTTCATGGCCGGCGCCGAGGTGCACGCGAACATCATCGAGACGCTGGCCGCTGGCAAGACCATGGAGCCTCTGGCGAGTGGATGGCGCTTCCTCTGGCTCGTGGCCTTCTCGGCGGCCGGCCTGGTGCCCGCCCTGCGTCTTCCCCCCGGCCGGGCTTTGGCAGCCATGATCGCCTTGGCCCTGGCCGCATTCCTCCTGGCCCATCCGGTCTTCCGGGCTGATCGCTTCGCGCCCACCATACCCGTCGTGCTTTCCCTGTCCACACTCTACCTGGGCGCCACCGGCAAGCGGTTGACCCGGGCGGAGCGGGCCAGGAGCATCATCCAGGCGACCTTCGCGCCTTATCTGGCGGACTCGGTGCTCAAGGATCTCCTGGCCCGGGACCAGATGCCCGCATTGGGGGGGACGGCCGCCGAGGTGGTGGTGCTGTTCTCCGACATCCGTGGCTTCACCTCCCTCTCGGGCCGGCTGGAGCCGGAGGAGGTGGTGGAGCTGTTGAATGCCTACTACGGCCAGGTATGCGAAATCATCGCCCGCCACGGTGGGATGGTGGACAAGTTCATCGGCGATGCGGTCATGGCCCTGTTCGGCACCCCGGTTGCCTTCCCGGACCAGAGCCGCCGCGCCCTGCTGGCGGCCCGGGACCTCGTCGCCAACAGCATCGGCTTCCAATCCTGGCTGGACAGCCGATTCCCCCGCCACCAGCTGCCCCGCTTCCGGATCGGCGTCGGCATCCACAGCGGCAAGGCCCTCATCGGCAACATCGGCTCATCGAAGAGGATGGAATACACCGCCATCGGCAGCACGGTGAACATCGCCTCCCGGCTGGAAGGCTTCTGCAAGACCCTGGGCTGGGATATCGTCGCCAGCCAGCGAACCGTTGCCGCCGCCGGCCCCGGCCTACTCCTGGGCCGGACGACCACGGTGCTCCCCGCCGGTTGCAGCGAGGAGATCAGCGTGGTGGAGGTCCTGGGGGTGCAGGACTGA